A genomic window from Drosophila gunungcola strain Sukarami unplaced genomic scaffold, Dgunungcola_SK_2 000095F, whole genome shotgun sequence includes:
- the LOC128265117 gene encoding uncharacterized protein LOC128265117 codes for MIVTARQQLSLQETLAATTACSGFFQMHILLILFICCFALLMAQQQQQQQQLHPSWLYSMPWRPLILPTATPLSGIAQLSPGYNTAPQTFPPVPEDQQQRKQQPYNLQLQQQYKQQIQQQYLQPTYPQQSILVGLFAPQLQARPLVAPPQAGHFSLPFRPSPFAGYTDDEDAGGQGNGIQEQQQLEEPPFPAHSYNKPVAERSEQSRGEEGFERAVAPLSYVYLSPSNFYNLVKS; via the exons ATGATAGTAACAGCACGGCAGCAACTTTCATTGCAGGAAACTCTGGCAGCAACAA CTGCATGCTCAggatttttccaaatgcaCATCCTACTGATCCTGTTTATCTGCTGTTTTGCATTGCTGAtggcacagcagcagcagcagcagcagcagctacatCCCTCATGGCTTTACTCGATGCCCTGGCGTCCTTTAATCCTGCCCACGGCAACTCCATTGTCGGGTATTGCTCAGCTGAGTCCTGGTTACAACACGGCTCCCCAGACATTCCCGCCAGTTCCAGAGGACCAACAGCAACGGAAGCAGCAGCCATATAACCttcaactgcagcagcaatatAAGCAACAAATCCAACAGCAATATCTACAGCCTACATATCCACAACAGTCCATTCTAGTGGGTTTATTCGCACCACAGCTGCAGGCTCGTCCATTGGTAGCTCCTCCACAGGCAGGACATTTCAGCCTGCCCTTCAGGCCATCCCCCTTTGCCGGCTACACGGATGACGAAGATGCTGGGGGTCAGGGAAATGGCATCcaggagcaacaacaactggaGGAACCTCCCTTCCCTGCCCATTCCTATAACAAACCAGTGGCGGAGAGATCGGAACAGTCAAGGGGAGAAGAAGGTTTTGAGAGAGCTGTTGCACCGCTAAGCTATGTATATTTATCACctagtaatttttataatctgGTAAAAAGTTAG
- the LOC128265121 gene encoding uncharacterized protein LOC128265121, translated as MSAPRSRHHHQHHHAIHQIHHILSRRQWCLFLLLIMSTLCNAVSVTSGTSGNSRRRSGGSVGSGGAGVSSLEDTGDKTVPDQLALAANRRGLDDRVYPRRGSVIHSSRPKEASSKDYSYGQVELNLVRPEQESHPKLIVSSTTAASGSGGSVNLEDSQSAAEYVVNAIKLAYKQPPVQIQLKSPNQNQNQNLIQNQNQNLNQNINLKEMQASTQRSYQEQRNRERELLELQMHKELQQQALILASGSSSPSSVSLGSASSASSPPSPALAPAPVYEKEPVTRSYELYEPSTEGESQIQGQEDIERHYRPKYSNNNQYNNYNAPYQYRNLEAEAEEKVRVSASTEIPKSEIMKQIEKSVIKYMKELEAEGKIISTPQEPATPPSSSPPPPPPPPPPPPAPSITKTSYYKSSVNSGAYHIPSSHSEEKRYSSSTVRPKYTAPPTTTKQQHHQQQVYHQQQVHHQQHPQQQHHHQIAGKLRSSSSISKPIQQQQQHFQSETETAYQAPDLPVDELSPNVEFIYKIKTRAPLQTATVKTVSKPYTLPLKSAEHFDHGAALKNIEEFDLSHVVPTPDRVEREREREREREREREREREIRDRERDSREDQKQPHKLYFNSEIYHDINALPYKSKEAALQEYRHKLKVGGSGELHPDYKGYSGYFAEPEGELENESKLVLHEDDYPYQYVLKKEPLLQDDPDLWLEQQQQQPLRLAHGHAHTHSHAHAHGHAHSHSSGKHASLEYDSYSPKFNNNPEGYGYQHTYKVRGQTVGGNGSGSVPIAGGVATGGGKRGKRGGGAHPRQEAIKKQLRATEVKDLEASLALRPPPK; from the exons ATGTCAGCGCCACGATCCCGTCACCATCATCAGCACCATCATGCGATCCACCAAATCCATCACATCCTCAGCCGGCGACAGTGGTGCCTCTTCCTTTTGCTTATC atgtcAACACTTTGCAATGCCGTTTCAGTGACCTCAGGAACCTCGGGCAACagtcgccgtcgttcgggagGGTCAGTAGGATCAGGAGGAGCAGGTGTATCCTCTTTGGAGGACACTGGCGATAAGACAGTGCCCGATCAGCTGGCTTTGGCAGCTAATCGTCGGGGATTGGATGATCGAGTCTACCCCAGGCGGGGATCGGTGATACACAGCAGCAGGCCAAAGGAGGCGTCTAGCAAAG ATTACAGCTACGGTCAGGTGGAACTGAATCTAGTGCGCCCAGAACAGGAATCGCATCCGAAACTGATTGTGAGCAGCACAACCGCAGCATCCGGATCCGGTGGCTCTGTCAATCTGGAGGACTCCCAATCGGCAGCCGAGTATGTGGTCAATGCCATCAAGTTAGCCTACAAACAGCCACCGGTGCAGATTCAGCTCAAGAGTCCAAACCAAAATCAGAATCAAAATCTGATTcagaatcaaaatcaaaatctaaaTCAGAACATTAACCTTAAGGAAATGCAAGCCTCAACCCAGAGAAGTTATCAAGAGCAGAGGAACAGGGAAAGGGAGCTGCTGGAATTGCAAATGCACAAGGAGCTGCAACAGCAGGCTTTGATCCTGGCCTCTGGATCCTCGTCGCCATCGTCGGTATCCCTAGGATCGGCCTCCTCCGCCTCTTCACCACCATCGCCCGCTTTGGCACCCGCTCCCGTCTACGAAAAGGAACCGGTGACCCGGAGCTATGAGCTCTATGAACCCTCCACCGAGGGTGAATCCCAGATTCAGGGACAGGAGGACATTGAACGGCACTATCGACCCAAATACAGTAATAACAACCAATATAACAACTATAATGCCCCCTATCAGTACAGAAATCTGGAAGCCGAGGCCGAGGAAAAAGTTCGTGTATCTGCCTCTACGGAAATTCCCAAATCGGAGATTATGAAACAGATtgaaaagtcggtaatcaagTATATGAAAGAACTGGAGGCGGAGGGTAAAATCATAAGTACGCCTCAAGAGCCGGCCACGCCTCCGTCGTCgtcgccaccaccaccgccaccaccaccgccgccgccgcccgcGCCTTCGATTACCAAGACCTCCTACTACAAATCATCGGTCAACTCCGGAGCTTACCATATACCATCTTCTCACTCTGAAGAGAAACGCTATAGCAGCAGTACAGTGAGACCCAAGTATACGGCACCACCAACGACGACGAAACAACAACACCACCAGCAACAGGTCTACCACCAACAACAGGTGCACCACCAGCAACacccacagcagcagcaccaccaccaaaTAGCTGGGAAACTAAGGAGCTCTTCTTCGATTTCAAAACCcatccagcagcaacagcagcacttTCAATCCGAAACGGAAACGGCCTATCAGGCACCCGATTTACCCGTTGACGAGCTCAGTCCCAATGTGGAGTTCATCTACAAGATCAAGACACGAGCTCCGCTGCAAACGGCCACGGTGAAGACCGTTTCGAAACCCTACACTCTGCCCCTGAAGAGTGCCGAACATTTTGATCATGGTGCGGCCTTGAAAAATATCGAAGAATTCGATCTCTCCCATGTGGTGCCCACGCCAGATCGGGtggaaagggaaagggaaagggagagggagagggagagagagagggaaagAGAGAGGGAAATCAGGGATAGAGAACGTGATTCTCGCGAAGATCAAAAGCAGCCGCACAAGTTGTACTTCAATTCTGAAATCTATCACGACATCAATGCTTTGCCGTACAAAAGTAAAGAGGCAGCTCTGCAGGAATATCGTCATAAGCTCAAGGTCGGTGGATCCGGGGAATTGCATCCGGATTATAAAGGGTATTCCGGTTATTTTGCCGAGCCCGAAGGCGAGTTGGAAAACGAATCCAAGCTGGTTCTACACGAAGACGATTATCCCTATCAGTATGTGTTGAAAAAGGAACCTCTACTCCAGGATGATCCTGATCTCTGGTtggaacaacaacaacaacagcctcTACGCCTTGCccatggccacgcccacacgcacagccatgcccatgcccatggccacgcccactcgcATAGCAGCGGCAAACATGCGAGTCTCGAATACGATAGCTATAGCCctaaattcaataataatcCCGAAGGTTATGGCTATCAGCATACGTACAAGGTCAGAGGTCAAACGGTAGGCGGCAATGGTTCAGGGAGCGTGCCCATcgcagggggcgtggccacgGGAGGTGGTAAGCGTGGAAAACGGGGCGGAGGTGCTCATCCCAGACAAGAGGCGATTAAGAAGCAACTGCGGGCCACGGAGGTCAAGGATTTGGAAGCAAGTTTGGCCTTGAGGCCACCGCCCAAATAG
- the LOC128265126 gene encoding GATA zinc finger domain-containing protein 10, whose amino-acid sequence MKLKAGMTLKLFALLGFVCYIQAVVVGPQQHLQNNNRNGYRYNGPAHKYLPAEVSHNGSSNSDADRQHQEQNHRQQGYNGPYNSQHYGGGQQQQQQQQHVQQDDSWQSVFSQQQHQSLGHQQHHQNSESYQQHQGLGPQQSHQSSSQEHYHQSSKQEQHNLGSNQEQDHLGSSQEQHHLGSSQEQHHLGSYQQQNKHQVSSQQLNEHSYEPAYSQQDHQQQQQQQQQHQQSWNSVQQQHERQEVEPWQSSQHYQPQQQQQQQHYNRFEQQLPLRGDLWQPIRELDLEKLPSAEAHANSHKTIASPGLVPSYTLSSDLEHDRFIGLDALDTRLLTQSLPDAYRKQIFSSPSAPKQQQHEQQLAGSPNESFHSGSPSASGYLQMQSHSYQLPSTHSTHREWPQNEEQQKQQQQQQYSTGNRQYSASAYAVAPPYLHSSSQPSQSSKNSLTHPSRDFQPPYY is encoded by the exons ATGAAGCTCAAAGCTGGCATG ACCCTCAAGCTCTTTGCCCTTTTGGGTTTTGTTTGCTATATCCAGGCCGTAGTGGTTGGCCCCCAGCAGcatttgcaaaataataatcgaAATGGCTATCGTTACAATGGCCCCGCCCACAAATATCTGCCAGCGGAGGTATCGCACAATGGCAGCAGCAACTCGGACGCTGATCGCCAACATCAGGAGCAAAATCATCGTCAGCAGGGATACAATGGTCCCTACAACTCGCAGCATTATGGCGGaggacaacagcagcagcagcagcagcaacatgtcCAGCAGGATGACTCCTGGCAATCGGTTTTctcccagcagcaacatcagagCTTGGGacaccagcaacatcatcaAAACTCTGAAAGCTATCAGCAACATCAGGGCTTAGGACCACAGCAAAGTCATCAGAGTTCCAGTCAGGAGCATTATCATCAAAGTTCCAAGCAGGAGCAACATAATTTGGGTTCCAACCAGGAGCAAGATCATCTGGGTTCCAGTCAGGAGCAACATCATCTGGGTTCCAGTCAGGAGCAACATCATCTTGGTTCCTACCAGCAGCAAAATAAACATCAGGTTTCCAGCCAACAGCTCAACGAACATTCTTATGAGCCAGCTTATTCCCAGCAGGaccatcagcagcaacagcaacagcagcagcagcatcagcaatcTTGGAATTcagtgcagcagcaacatgaacGCCAAGAAGTTGAACCCTGGCAATCTTCGCAGCATTACCagccgcaacagcagcagcaacagcagcattACAATCGCTTTGAGCAACAACTGCCGTTGCGTGGTGACCTTTGGCAACCCATTCGCGAACTTGACCTGGAGAAACTTCCTTCAGCCGAGGCGCATGCCAATAGCCACAAGACAATCGCCTCGCCAGGGCTGGTGCCAAGTTACACGCTTTCCAGCGATTTGGAGCACGATCGGTTCATTGGATTGGATGCTCTGGACACTCGTCTGCTGACCCAATCTCTGCCAGATGCCTATCGCAAGCAGATCTTCTCCTCGCCCTCGGCAccaaagcagcagcaacatgagcAACAGCTGGCTGGTTCGCCAAACGAGAGTTTCCATAGTGGATCCCCTTCCGCTTCTGGCTACCTGCAGATGCAGTCCCACTCGTATCAACTGCCCTCAACGCACAGCACCCACAGGGAATGGCCACAAaacgaggagcagcagaaacagcagcaacagcagcaatattCCACTGGCAATCGTCAGTACTCAGCTAGTGCCTATGCCGTTGCCCCTCCGTATCTGCACTCATCATCTCAACCATCGCAATCTTCCAAGAATAGCTTGACCCATCCCAGCCGGGATTTCCAACCACCCTACTACTAA
- the LOC128265123 gene encoding activating signal cointegrator 1 complex subunit 2 homolog, protein MRLALILGTLSALLCLASGLSQSDPSSSKGNGFPKKVTTLKKRPTKTPTTAPISSSSRETTTKPSKPRVKIVKSAGPSSTRSTTKVPAALTETFGNLPADDLEFIKELDKQFKLHGDKIKIKVERDNSTSASAGGKNSKRTIDGDLGYGYSHAGYDYTPPKFMFYPYSQHDIPSGFAHPQPLPEEQEEEPQQPAQQHHQHPSHEQVTSVTIEPSYSYELKPQTSYETHQSPAQHTGPEQPQIDLPQDEAKGSGGGASAGYQEPVIVLRIPGPAKYAAHLQTLLQQYLEIRAAQYLSLLQEAEQQQQQQHHQQHVDPQPQYGPPEPAQYHQEVSYAHQLAPTPAPLQYAPIDDVYQSYKGRHQQQLQLQQQQQQYEPQQYYAPMMDYQQPTQFYYAQPQSHLQQQPQLYLIAMAQPEPEPLQQQHMHHQQQQQHHHQQQHQQPIYVPESDPPTGPEGPEQETEPEHSLPITENNPRPTHTKVIFNPYPYQQQQQQHQQHHQHEQHLQAEEQQHSDLEVEQQQQQSEGERPFNYHAHGLKMRPGKRATKPEPLEQIREYVREKLGAEMGSAVEYKTTQLLEG, encoded by the exons ATGAGATTAGCATTGATATTG GGCACTCTGAGTGCTCTTCTGTGCCTGGCCAGCGGATTGAGCCAGTCGGATCCGAGCAGTTCGAAGGGCAATGGCTTTCCCAAAAAAGTGACCACCCTGAAGAAGCGTCCAACCAAAACGCCCACCACGGCGCCCATTTCCAGCAGTAGCAGGGAAACCACTACGAAACCCAGTAAGCCACGCGTGAAGATTGTCAAGTCCGCAGGCCCTAGCAGCACCAGGAGCACCACCAAAGTTCCGGCGGCCTTGACTGAGACATTTGGCAATCTGCCCGCCGATGATCTGGAGTTTATCAAGGAACTGGACAAACAGTTCAAGCTCCATGGCGACAAGATCAAAATCAAGGTGGAGAGGGATAACTCCACTAGTGCTAGTGCTGGTGGCAAGAACAGCAAGCGAACCATCGACGGTGATTTGGG GTACGGCTACTCACATGCTGGCTACGATTACACGCCACCCAAGTTCATGTTCTATCCGTACTCGCAGCATGACATCCCCTCCGGCTTTGCCCATCCGCAGCCACTgccggaggagcaggaggaggagccacAGCAGCCGGCACAGCAGCATCACCAGCATCCAAGTCACGAGCAGGTGACCAGCGTGACCATTGAACCTTCGTACTCGTACGAGCTAAAGCCCCAGACCAGCTATGAAACGCATCAGTCGCCAGCACAGCACACTGGCCCCGAACAGCCACAAATTGATCTGCCCCAGGATGAGGCAAAGGGTTCAGGTGGTGGTGCAAGTGCTGGCTACCAGGAACCCGTCATTGTGCTGCGAATCCCGGGACCCGCCAAATATGCCGCCCATTTGCAAACCCTTCTCCAGCAGTATCTCGAGATCAGAGCGGCCCAGTACCTCAGCTTGCTGCAGGAGGcagaacagcagcaacagcagcaacaccaccagCAACATGTGGATCCCCAGCCGCAATATGGACCACCAGAACCTGCCCAATACCACCAAGAAGTAAGCTATGCCCACCAGTTGGCACCCACGCCGGCACCCCTGCAATATGCACCCATTGACGATGTCTATCAGAGCTACAAGGGGCGCCATCAGCAAcagttgcagctgcagcagcagcagcagcaatatgAGCCGCAGCAATACTATGCACCCATGATGGACTATCAGCAACCCACTCAGTTCTACTATGCCCAGCCACAATCTCATCTACAGCAGCAACCGCAGCTCTATCTAATAGCAATGGCccaaccagaaccagaaccactgcagcaacagcacatgcaccatcagcagcagcagcaacatcatcatcagcagcaacatcaacagccgATATATGTGCCGGAATCTGATCCACCCACAGGTCCTGAGGGTCCGGAACAGGAAACCGAACCGGAGCACAGTCTACCCATCACGGAGAACAATCCACGACCAACCCACACAAAGGTCATCTTCAATCCCTATCCCtatcaacaacagcagcagcaacaccagcaacaccatCAACACGAGCAACATTTACAGGCGGAAGAGCAACAACATTCTGACCTCGAGGtggagcaacagcagcagcaatcggAGGGCGAACGTCCCTTCAACTACCATGCCCATGGACTCAAGATGCGTCCGGGCAAGCGGGCAACTAAGCCCGAACCACTGGAACAGATCAGGGAGTATGTGAGGGAGAAACTGGGCGCCGAAATGGGTTCGGCTGTAGAATACAAGACAACGCAGCTGCTCGAGGGCTAA